ACAGAAACCTGTTCCACAATCAACACAGACTTCTGTACAGAAATCTGTTCCCGCTCAACAGACAACGTCAAATGCGAATACGTCGGTTCCCGCTGGCGTTCAACAGGTTGTTAACCTTGTCAATCAAGAACGGCAAAAAAACGGCTTGGCACCGCTGACAATAAGTAAATCACTCGATAACGTCGCGCAGACAAAGGCGCAGGACATGATCAACGAGAATTACTTTGACCATACCTCACCGAAGTACGGAAGCCCGTTCAACATGATGTCGACATTTGGCATTCACTACACATATGCCGGTGAGAACATCGCCGCTGGACAACCAGACGCGGCGACCGTCATGAAGGATTGGATGAACAGCCCAGGACACCGTGCCAACATCCTCGACCCACACTACACGGAAATTGGTGTTGGCGAAGCTCACGGAGGTTCCTACGGAACATATTGGGTGCAAGAATTCATTCGCCCATAACGGATCGAGTGAAGGCGACATTTACTTCGACAAAGGGGTTATCCCGCATGCCATCGCAGGATGGGTGTAGGGGTAGCCCTTTTTGTTGGGGTGCGGGATCGACCACCTTCATCACCAATCGTATTTCCTTCTGTCGTTAACGCACGGGGGAGTTCAAGATGAATTGCACAAAAAAAGAGCCAATTGGCTCTGAACATTGGAACTACTTTACCAATGATGATCTCAATTTGTTAACGCCAAACTCCAAATATCTCTTGAGACAGGTCAACATATAAACCCATCCTTCTTTGTTGTCTAACAAGTGATTGATGAATTGAGAATTATTTTCATTGAAACCTTCTTCGGTCACTTCAACGATTGTTGTTGAA
This is a stretch of genomic DNA from Alicyclobacillus dauci. It encodes these proteins:
- a CDS encoding CAP domain-containing protein, yielding MLKKTIAGFVVTSALAVGLAAPTFAATTSNVGSHVYTQTFTFTSWTQVNNWLQHYFQAPSTSQVSQVPVQKPVPQSTQTSVQKSVPAQQTTSNANTSVPAGVQQVVNLVNQERQKNGLAPLTISKSLDNVAQTKAQDMINENYFDHTSPKYGSPFNMMSTFGIHYTYAGENIAAGQPDAATVMKDWMNSPGHRANILDPHYTEIGVGEAHGGSYGTYWVQEFIRP